A region from the Sandaracinus amylolyticus genome encodes:
- a CDS encoding response regulator codes for MEAAATRVVVLDDEERTVQVLASWLGNLGFVVHGFTSVENAIEFVSREGADVVLTASHVANMGGAQIAASMRDARRASPPAFVAMTPQGESARGVEPGFDGTVRKPCALDTLLTEISRLAPAHG; via the coding sequence ATGGAAGCAGCAGCAACGCGCGTCGTGGTGCTCGACGACGAGGAGCGCACGGTCCAGGTGCTGGCGTCCTGGCTGGGCAACCTCGGCTTCGTCGTCCACGGGTTCACGTCGGTGGAGAACGCGATCGAGTTCGTCTCGCGCGAGGGCGCCGACGTGGTGCTCACCGCGTCGCACGTCGCGAACATGGGCGGCGCGCAGATCGCGGCGTCGATGCGCGACGCGCGCCGCGCGAGCCCGCCGGCGTTCGTCGCGATGACGCCGCAGGGCGAGAGCGCGCGCGGCGTCGAGCCCGGCTTCGACGGGACGGTACGGAAGCCGTGCGCGCTCGACACGCTGCTGACCGAGATCTCGCGGCTCGCGCCGGCGCACGGCTGA